TAGAGTAATTTTAGCAAGTCTAACAGATGTTTCTCGTAAAAGTTGGAATGTTTCTAGTATCAAAAAGCTAGAAGAAACTTTTGTTGAAAAAGTTTTTATTTATGAATTACATTTTTGGGAGCAAAATTATCTTAAGTTCTTACGTAAATTTTATAAACTCGCAAGAGCAAAATCATCATTATCATCAGTTCTTTATACAACTCCAGCAATGCGTAGCTGGTTCTCAAAATTAATTAAAGAGATATCTCCCGATCTCATTTTCATGAATTATGCATACTGGGATGGTCTAATTAACCATAAGGAATTAAGAACAATCACGCGAGTTATAGAAACCCACGATCTGTTAACTTTAAATAATCAAATGCGGGAATATATACAGCCTTATTTAACGGATTATTTTTTTAGAGATAAAGATATAGAATCTGAGATTCTCAATGAAGAAATTTTCAAAAAGCTTGATTTAAAAGCAAGTATAGAAGAATTAAATATTTATGACAAGTATGATTATACAATAGCTATTTCTCAAGAAGAGGCTAACATAATTCAACAACATAATAAAAAAAGTAACACAATATTGATACCTGTAACTCAACAAACACATCCTATCTTAAATGAATATACAGGCTCTGCCATATTTCCTATAGGAGAAAACCTTTTTAATATTCAAGGTTATTTATATTTTATCAAAAGAGTTTTACCACAGATTTTACAAGTTGAGCCTTCCTTCACAGTAGATGTAACAGGTTCTTTTTGGAATAACGTTTCTCTTGAACCTTGCCCAGGTGTTGAAATAAAAGGGTTTGTACCAAGTTTAGAAGCTGTTTATCAGCAATCTAAATTCCTTATATGTCCAGTATTCGGCGGTACAGGCCAACAGGTTAAAGTTGTTGAAGCTATGGCCTATGGTCTACCTGTAGTAGCATTAAGTCAAGCAGCAAAAAGCTCTCCAATTAAACATGGTATTAATGGATTTATCGCTAACAATGCTGAAGAATTTGCTAAATATAGTGTTCTTCTGTGGCAGCAAAAAGAACTGTGTTATCAATTAGGAACTGCGGCGAGAGAGACTATTGCCAAAGAATTTTCTAGAACACAATTATTAGAAAAGTTAGCACTATTGACTCAGCCTAAATCATTAAATAATTAGTTGAGATATTCCCAATAATAAATTTAATTTTTAAATTAAAAAATATGCGTATTTTCTACGATGGTCAAATCTATAGCTTACAAACATTCGGGGGCATTAGTCGCTATTTTGCAAATATAATCAGTAGATTACCTACCGATGATACTCCCATAATTACAACTTTTTCTAAGCCAGATGAAGATGAACAAAAGAAGCACGATCCCGTACATCCTAATTTAAAAACTTTTCAATATTCCAGATTTCTACACTATCGCCTAGCACCAATAATTGAAAAATATTATTTTAGAAAAGTAACTGCAAATGAGCAATTTCAACTCGCCCATCCTACCTATCATAGATTATTAACTCAACAGGAATTTAGCGAATATAGATGTCCTGTTGTACTTACTATTCATGATATGATTCATGAACTTTTTCCTAAAAAAGATTTTTTGGGAATAGAAAAAGAAAATAAGCGAAAAGCTGTATTCTCAGCACAAGCAATTATTTGTGTTTCTGAGAATACTAAGAAAGACTTGTTAGAGCTATACCCTACTTTAGAAAATAAAATTACTGTCACATATTTAGCATCAGAAATTGATATAAATATGTCTTATGGTGACGAAACTGTTCCAACACAGCCTTACCTACTGTATGTCGGAAGCCGAGATAAAGTTTATAAAAATTTTGATAGTTTTTTGTTAGCATTTTCTAAAGTTATTTCTATAAATTCAGATATTAAGCTGTGCGTAGTTGGTTCTCCATTTAATAAAGACGAAATCAAACAGATTCAAGAACTAAAATTAACTGACTATATCGAGAACTATGGACACATCAGCGATAGTCATTTAGCCAAGCTTTATCGTTGTAGTCTTGCCTTTATTTACCCATCTCTGTATGAAGGCTTTGGTATCCCTCCTCTAGAGGCAATGTCTTGTGGTACCGTTGCAGTGGTATCTAATATTTCCAGCATTCCAGAGGTTGTAGGTGATGCCGGTATACTATTTAATCCTCAAGCCATTGGCGATTTAGCAGATATTATTCTTTTCTTAATACACAACCCAGCTGAACGCGATCGCCTGATTGCTAAAGGTTTCCAAAGAGCAAAAGATTTTAGCTGGGATAAGACCGCAGCTAAGACAATTGAAGTGTATCGCGCAGTAAGCAATTCCTAAAATCTGACCTTTCATATTCAAATCTTCAACATCATGAACACGACAACTAAAGAGCCTGTATATATAATCATCCCTGTCCATAACCGAAAACAGATAACTTTAAATTGCCTAGAACATCTACAAAAAACAGGTGATTTGCAACGTTACTATGTTGTCGTTGTCGATGATGCTTCAACAGATGGAACTGCTGAAGCAATTCAAAGTTTATATGCGGGAGTTACTGTTTTACCTGGAAATGGCGATCTGTGGTGGACAGGAGCGATCGCCAAAGGTATGGAATATGCTTATACACAAAAAGCAGAATACTTTATTTGGCTTAATGATGACTGTCTACCCAATCCAGGGACTTTACCTCAATTAGTAGATTTTCTTAAAAATCGTCCCAATAGCATCGCTGCACCCACCTGCTACATTCAGCAAGACAACTCACTCATCAAGCAATATAACGGTTCCCAAGGTCGGAAGAATTGTGCTGCTAATCTTGGTGAAGTCATAGAAGTTGATAGTATGTCTGGTTGGTGTGTCGGAATTCCAGTTTCTGTATTTGGCAAAATCGGTTCTCCCAATGCTGAGAAATTTCCTCACTATTGCGGGGATGATATGTATATTTTTAAGGCAACTCGCTCAGGATTTAAAGCATATTTGCTGGGAGATTTAAAGACGATATTAATTGGCCCTGTTAATGAAATGGGAAACTTTCAAAAATATTTTCGTCCAGGTCTTCCTGCAAAGCAAACTCTTCGTTCTTTGTTTTGGAACAAAAAGTCTCCGTACCGCTTACCAACAAAGTTTTTTTACTTTGTGGAAAGATATGGTGTTTTTCTAGGTTCATTGCTGTTTTTGCTCAAGCTAACCACATGGTTTAAAGAATGGGCATATTTACAATTAAGTTTGAGCAAGAATTAACAACTTAAATACATAATAAATAAATTTAATTTTATAGACAATAGATATTTCCTATTATGAAAGTTCTTCTATCCGCTTATTCTTGCGAACCAGGCAGAGGTTCCGAACCTGGAGTCGGTTGGAATTTAGCGCGAGAAATTGCCAAGCATCACGAAGTTTGGGTTTTAACTCGCCCTGACGAAAGTAAAGATGTTATTGAGGCAGAACTGGCCCGCAACCCAGCGCCAAATATGCATTTTGTCTACTTCACCACGCCCATTTTGGGAAATATTTGGCAGTGGGGACAAAGCGGTGCAATGCAAATTCACTACTATCTTTGGCAGATAACTGCATACTTTGTCGCTCGTCAGCTGCATCGCGAAATTAACTTTGACATAGCACAGCACGTAACATTTGTCAAATATTCTAGCCCTAGCTTCCTTTCTCTGTTACCCGTACCTTTTATTTGGGGGCCCATTGGCGGTGGAGAGTCAGCACCCAAACCATTCTGGAAAGATTTTAATCTGAGCAACAAAGTCTACGAATTTCTTCGTATTTTGGTACGCTCTATAGGCGAAATTGACTTATTCACGCACCTCACTGCCAGACAGAGTGCTGTAGTTTACGCTACAACAGAAGACACAGCACAAAGGGTGAGAAAAATGGGCTGTCCCAACGTGCAGATTTTGTCTGAATCGGGACTAACTCAGCCAGAAATTGAGGCTCTTGCCCAATTTCCCCCACCAGATGCCGTACCCGTACGCTTTATTAGTATGGGGCGGTTGTTGCATTGGAAAGGTTTTCACCTAGGCTTACGTGCCTTCGCTCAAGCTAACCTGCCTGATACTGAATACTGGATTGTCGGCGATGGCCCAGAGCAACAGCGACTGCAATCTCTAGCAGCAGACTTAGGTATTAGCCATCAGGTGAAATTTTGGGGACGATTGCCAAGGGAAGAAACTTTAAGCAAATTAGCCCAGTGCCAAGTATTAGTTCATCCGAGTTTGCACGACTCTGGCGGATGGGTGTGCTTAGAGGGAATGGCCGCAGGTCGTCCAGTGATTTGCTTAGATTTAGGAGGGCCAAGCCAGCAGGTGACTGAGGAGACGGGCTTTAAAATTGCAGCTCATACCTTAGAACAGACGGTAGCAGATATGGCTGTAGCGATGGTCAAAATCTCCAAAGATGCACAACTGCGAGTGCAGATGGGACAAGCAGGCCAATATCGAGTTAGGGAGGATTACTCTTGGGAAGCCAAGGGGCGACTGTTTAGCCAGCTATACCAAAAAATTGTCACAAGCGATCGCTCTGTTAAGGAGTCCCAACAATGCACATCTTGAAAGTACACAACTATTACCAAATTCGAGGAGGTGAAGAAGAGACAATTGAAGCTGAAGCGCGCCTTCTACAACAGATGGGACATCAAGTTGAGATCTATCAAGATACTAACGATCGCCTAGCAACTTTGGGCGCTGCACGTATGGCAATCAAAACAGTCTGGTCTGGCGAAGCTTACACAACTCTCAAGCATCGCTTTGGGGATCAAACTTACGATGTCATGCACGTGGATAATTTCTTTCCTTTAATTTCCCCCTCAATTTACTATGCCGCTAAAGAAGCTGGCGTGCCTGTAGTGCAGACATTACATAACTATCGCCTGCTGTGTCCGAATGCTCTGTTTTTCCGAGAAGGACGCATTTGTGAAGACTGCTTGGGCAAACCTATTCCCTTTCCAGGAGTACAGCACGGTTGTTATCGCCAAAGTAAGGCAACTAGCGCTGCGGTAGCAACCATGCTCACCGTGCATCGCCTGCTCAACACTTGGACAAAGATGGTGGATTGTTACATTGCCTTAACAGAATTTGCTCGGCAGAAGTTTATCCAAGGGGGACTACCAGCAGAAAAGATTGTAGTCAAACCGCACTTTATCTCCCCCGATCCTGGTGTAGGCTCTGGAGAAGGAGGATATGCGCTTTACGTAGGGCGGCTTTCGGTAGAAAAAGGGTTAGATACGCTATTAGCGGCTTGGGAACAATTAGGAGGAAAGATACCTCTAAAAATTATTGGCGATGGGCAGTTGTGCGATCGCGTAGCCGAAGCAGTAAATAAACTACCTCATGTAGAATGGTTGGGACGTAAACCGATGCAAGAGGTTTATGAATTGATGGGAGAGGCAAAGGTATTAATTTTTCCCTCCAAATGGTATGAAACCTTTGGGCGAGTAGCAATTGAAGCTTTTGCCAAGGGGACACCAGTAATTGCTGCTAATATTGGTGCGATCGCAGAATTAGTAGATCCCGGTCGCACTGGCTTACATTTTCGTCCGGGTGACTCACAAGATTTAGCACAAAAGGTAGAATGGGTGCTATCCCATCCAGCAGAACTTGCCCAGATGCGACGAGAAGCCAGAGCAGAATTTGAAGTAAAATACACCGCCGAAAAGAACTACCAGCAGTTAATGGAAATTTATACTCAGGTTCAACCGCATCCAAAAACTGTCTCTTTTCCAGGTGAGTTGATACACAGAGGTCAGTAAATGAATGTAGAAGCAGCATCTATACAGAGAAAGAATTCTTACATCAAGAGTTCTGGTCTTTTGCTGCTAGCATTTGCTACTGCTTTTTTTCCACGCATTATCCAGTCTTATGGCGCACCATCGATCATCAATTTCCTTCACTTCGCCATAGTTCCATTTGCTTGTGGGGTGGCGTTGTTGACAACACGAACTAAGAATCGCCGCCAAATTTTAATATCAAAAGAAATATTAGCAGGATTGCTAATATTCTTGACAATTGGTTTTGCTAGTGCGCTTTTCAACAAAGTGGGAGCGATCAACGTTTTTGTTGATTTTTTACTTTTTACTGAAGCTTTCATGTTATTGCTGGCTATAATTAGCCTGCCCATGTCGGAAAAAAGCCTTGGACGTTTCCGCGCTTGGATAATTGGTTTTAACGTTATTCACCTCCTGCTTGCTTTCTTCCAGTGGTTAGTTCTGCATCTGATTTCAGATGATATGCAGGGAGTTTTTTATCGAACTGGCTCAGGACACGTCGTAGGTTCTTCTGTTTCATTAAGTTTCAGCCTGTTTTACTTTACAGGTGCAAAAAATCGTCCTTTATGGTTACGTGCTTTGGTGGTTGTTGCTAGTCTCATCCATCTGGTCGTATCGGATGCAAAACAGGTAATAGTGACATTCATCTTAGGATTTGCCATTTTATCTCTTACCAAAACCAAGAATCCTGGCAAAGCCTTGCTTTACATCATTGGTTTAACAATTCTCATCATTGCTTTTCAGTGGGCTATTGAGAATGTCGAAGCTCTAAGTGCATTTAAAACTTGGATCAGACCAGAACTTTATGGTTCAGATGGTGAAGCAACTAAGATGAAACTTTTAGGAATTAATACTACCCTTGCCCACTTCCATTCTCCTGTAAATTGGTGGCTGGGTCTTGGTCCCGGTCATACAATTGGCCGCTTGGGTGGGTGGATGCTCAAGGACTATAGCTCTTTGTTGAATCCGTTTGGAGCGACTACATCCACTGTTGCTGACGAGGTGTGGGCAATTGCACGCGATCATTGGCTTGGACCTATAAGAGGTAGCAGTTTCTTTGCTCCCTTTTTCGGTTGGGCTGCGATTTGGGGCGATTTTGGATTCTTAGGATTATTTGCTTACTTGTATCTTTGTGCGATCGTTTGGCGTAAGGTGTGTGCAGATGATTTTTCTAAGGTTTTGATGCTCACCGTCTGCATCCACGGATTTATTTTTACTCAAATGGAAGAACCAGGTTATATGCTCACCATTGCTACTTTGATTGGTCTGCGGTGGCAAGAACACCAAGCTAAAGTCAAGAATACAGGTACAGTTCAATTCCAGCCCATGTTACATAGATCGAGTTATTAACTAGTTATTAAGTACCTTATATGTAATCATCACATTCTTCCTAAAACAACTCTGGAAGTACTTGACATTACCCCAGGAGTAGCTGCTATATTATCTAAAGTGCGTTCATTGGGGCGTAGCCAAGTGGTAAGGCAGCGGGTTTTGGTCCCGCCATCCCTAGGTTCGAATCCTAGCGCCCCAGTTAATATGAATAATTAAAATAATGTTTGCTCTGTAGGTAGTTGTTTTTGAAGCTGTAGCTATCTTAATATAACCTTTGGCTTTTGAGCATTGTTTACCGTTGGCAATTTCTCAGAATTACTTTCACAACTTAGATTTGATTTGTGAAGAAAGATTGAACAGCAAGAAACTATCAACTAGCTATTTATTAAGTCTATTTACTTAAAATCTCGCTTTAAATTGTATAACTATTTATCAGTATTTGTACGTAATAAGCCAACAATTTTTGTAAAATCTGGCTTTTCATTTAAATAATTTCACCAATTCCTTTTGCGTAATGCTACTGTAGTTATAGTACATTTATGTAAATTGGCTTTATTTTTAGATATAGCAGCCTAAGCTAAAAATTTGTATTATTTAAGTAAAGTTTTGGTAAACATTATTTACATATAAGATTGTTTATATTACATGAGTTAGTCAGTAAATTCATGGTTTTGCTAGGGTGCAGAGAAAGAATAAGCCACTTCGGAGCAATCTAACTACCTATACCAAGATTGAATCGAAGAATTCACAGTGAAAGGAATATAAGTAGTTTATTTGACAAGTGCTATGCTGAAGTCAGAAAAGTATCCTCACCCGTTGTCACAAGCAAACTTTACCCAATTAAATGATGATGAAGGCGGATTGAACCTGGGTCAAGTTGGAGCAGTTCTACGTCGCAGACTATTGTTAATTGGTGGAACCACAGCTTTAGTAGCAACAGCAGCAGTACTGAAGGCGGAAACAGATCCTCCAGTTTATCAAGGTACGTTTGATATTTTAACCAAGCCAGTAACTGGTGAGAGCAAGGTAATTGCAAATGTTCCCCAAGCAATTAATAGCCAAGTAGCGCCTCCTGAGTCAACAAAAGAAATCCAAACAACTATTACAGTTTTAAGAAGTCCTAGGGTTCTTTATCCTGTGATTGAAAAGCTTCAGGCTCAATACCCAGACCTGATTGAAAACTTTCTTAGGGAGCAATCACCAGGATTAGTTGCAGCTAATTTATCTTCGCAGGAATTAAATGCATACTTGTATAACTTTTTCGTTAATTACTTAACAATTTCATCCAAACAGGACAATATCTTAAACGTTGAATTTACCTATTCAGACCAGAAGCTAGTAAGTATTTTTTCTAATCTTCTTGCAGATGCTTACCTAAACTATAGTTTGCAAGAACAACAATCGGATGTGGAAGTGGCTATTAAGTTTGTTGAACAACAAAGAAAGCCACTAGAGAAGAGTGTGAAATACTGGCAAGATCAATTGCGCAATCTGCGACTGGATAATAACTTGATTGATCCTGCACAGAAGGCTCAAGAGTTATCTAGTCAAATTGCTACCTTAAGGCAACAGCGAATAGAGAATCGAGTCCAGTTAGAACAAATGGTAGCTAGGTATGAAGAATTACAAAAAGAATTAGCTCAACAGCCTGGTGAAAGGGCAGGTAATTCTTTGCTGAGTGATAATGCTCGCTACCAAAAGATTTTAGATCAGATCCAGGCAGCAGATATTGCAATTAAACAGCAATCAGCTGTGTTTACAGATGAAAATCCAGCAATGGTGACTTTAAGACAAAAGAAAGAGTATTTACTACCATTACTGGCCCAAGAAGAAGCACGGGTACAAAAAGACTTTCAAAGCCGTATTCGGGAAATTTCGGCGCGGGATAGAGCCTTAGATGAAAAAATCAACAATACTTATAGTGAAGTTAGAAAGTTAGCAACTATTAGCAGAAATTACGACAACATACAACGAGAACTGCAAATTGCTAATCAAGGACTAACTCAATTTAATACTAAGCAACAATCTTTGCAAATTGAGAAAGCTCAAAAACAACAACCTTGGCTGTTACTCGATCCCAAACTCACAACAGTGAAAGAACCTTTGGCTGTCTCAGATAGTGCTAAACGCAATTTAGCATTGGGTGGGCTTTTGGGTTTGCTATTGGGTGTAGGAACAGCTTTAGTTGTAGATAAACTCAGTAATATATTCTACTCTTCTCAAGAACTCAAAGATGCTACAAGGGTTCCGTTACTAGGAATAGTTCCTTTAAGAAAAGAATTAGAAATAGCCACAAAAGACAATCTCTCCCGCGGCGTACAAAAGACAGATGGCGCTTCCTTCTTTGAAGTTTTTCGCTCTTTGTACACTAACATTTTGCTGTTGGGTTCTGATACACCAATTCGTTCTCTAGTCATCAGTTCCGCAGGACAGGGAGACGGCAAATCTACAATTGCGACGCAGCTAGCACAAGCAGCAGCAGCAATGGGCCAACGAGTATTACTTGTAGACGCCAATTTGCGTGCGCCTAGCTTACACAATCGAGTAGGGCTGATGAATATTCAAGGCTTGACGGATGTAATCTCCCAAGACCTGGATTGGCATAATGTCATTGAGCCATCACCTTTAGAAGAAAATATGTTTGTGATGCCAGCAGGGCCAATTCCACCAGATTCAGTCAGGTTACTAGCCTCTCAAAAAATGCACAATCTCATGGAGGAACTGCAAGTAAGTTTTGATTTGGTCATTTATGACACACCTCCTTTATTAGGTTTTGCAGATCCTTACTTATTAGCGGCTAATACAGATGGGCTTGTACTCGTAGCTGGCTTAGGTAAGCTCAAGCGGACTGCACTACAGCAAGCATTGGAACAAATTCAGATTTCTGGAACTCCTTTGTTAGGGATGATTGCTAATAAATCCAAGGATGCTGCACCTGTTTCTTATCAATACTATCAGCAGTATTACAGACAGAGCGTGAGTGGTGAAAAGGTAAGTGAAGAGAAAGTAACCGCCAACGCTAGTGGCTCTACTTTAAATAGCACTAAACGGAGTTAGAGTAAAAAACGGTAATTGTTATTCAAAATTAATTATCTGTTTAATGATTAACAATTACCCTTTACTAATTGCCAAATACTATTACTTATCAGGTGATTTTAAAGCCAGATCGAGAACTTGTCTGGCTTGTTCCGCTTTAGTTCTTGCCTCTTGATAACGTAGATTAGCTTGGGCAAAATTCTTGAGTACTTTAAAACCTTCTTTTAAGCGAGTAATTTCCTCTTCGGTAACTGAATTATCTGAGAAGAGAATATCAACTGCTTTGCGAATTTCTAAGGCTTCAGTACGTGATTCCTGAACTTTGAGCTTGAGTGTGGCTAGGTTGCTAAGAACTTGGACAGCTTGAGTAATAGCGTCTTCACCACTAACAGTCTCAGCGCTTGGTTCTTTAACTTCTATTAATTGTTGAGGGCCAAACCCCTCTTCTAGTTCTGTGGGTAGCTTACCTGCATCCATCAGTTCCATTAGCTGATCCATTGCTTTCTCACGGGCTTTGGCTGAATCTTTGCCAGAAACGCTGAGAATAATTTCTGGGCTTTGAGCGAGAGTGTACTGAACCATATTTCGAGCAAAAAAGTTGCTATTGTAACCAAGCCAAAGAAGATGATCCTAACATGATATAGGAGTGACAAAAAAGTCTAATATTTAAAAATTAAAAATTGAGTGTGGAATTAGCGATCGCTCTCCCCCAGCCAGCCCAAATAAATCTTTATACTTGAATAAAGAGAGTAAATAGATTTAACAGGAGGGGAGAGCAATGGCTCCCAATCCCAGCATTATGCAAGCTGTAGAACAACTGGGTTATCGTGTCACTGTTGGTGATGTCGCAACTCAGGCTGGATTAAATATCGCAGAGGCGGGACAAGGGTTATTAGCTTTGGCATCTGATGCTGGCGGTCATTTGCAGGTAGCAGAATCCGGTGATATTGTTTACTTATTTCCGCAAAATTTTCGGGCAATTTTACGGAACAAATATTTACAGTTACGATTACAAGAATTGTGGCAAAAGGTTTGGAGTGCCATATTCTATCTGATTCGCATTTCCTTTGGGATTTTCTTAATTGTTTCTATTGCCTTAATTACTGTCACCATCATCATTATCATTACTGCTCTTAATTCAGATCGTGATAGTGACAATAGGAGCAGTCATTATGGGGGTGGTGGCTTCTTCTTTTTCCCAGATTTATTTTGGTATTTTAGCCCTAATTATCAGACTGAATACTACCAAAGGCGACGCGAAAGAAACCAAACAAGTAATTTGAATTTCTTTGAAGCAG
The genomic region above belongs to Calothrix sp. NIES-2098 and contains:
- a CDS encoding group 1 glycosyl transferase — protein: MHNKQTILFFFPHNPYPPKSGAHKRCLEMLTGLRERGCRVILASLTDVSRKSWNVSSIKKLEETFVEKVFIYELHFWEQNYLKFLRKFYKLARAKSSLSSVLYTTPAMRSWFSKLIKEISPDLIFMNYAYWDGLINHKELRTITRVIETHDLLTLNNQMREYIQPYLTDYFFRDKDIESEILNEEIFKKLDLKASIEELNIYDKYDYTIAISQEEANIIQQHNKKSNTILIPVTQQTHPILNEYTGSAIFPIGENLFNIQGYLYFIKRVLPQILQVEPSFTVDVTGSFWNNVSLEPCPGVEIKGFVPSLEAVYQQSKFLICPVFGGTGQQVKVVEAMAYGLPVVALSQAAKSSPIKHGINGFIANNAEEFAKYSVLLWQQKELCYQLGTAARETIAKEFSRTQLLEKLALLTQPKSLNN
- a CDS encoding putative glycosyl transferase — encoded protein: MHILKVHNYYQIRGGEEETIEAEARLLQQMGHQVEIYQDTNDRLATLGAARMAIKTVWSGEAYTTLKHRFGDQTYDVMHVDNFFPLISPSIYYAAKEAGVPVVQTLHNYRLLCPNALFFREGRICEDCLGKPIPFPGVQHGCYRQSKATSAAVATMLTVHRLLNTWTKMVDCYIALTEFARQKFIQGGLPAEKIVVKPHFISPDPGVGSGEGGYALYVGRLSVEKGLDTLLAAWEQLGGKIPLKIIGDGQLCDRVAEAVNKLPHVEWLGRKPMQEVYELMGEAKVLIFPSKWYETFGRVAIEAFAKGTPVIAANIGAIAELVDPGRTGLHFRPGDSQDLAQKVEWVLSHPAELAQMRREARAEFEVKYTAEKNYQQLMEIYTQVQPHPKTVSFPGELIHRGQ
- a CDS encoding group 1 glycosyl transferase; the protein is MKVLLSAYSCEPGRGSEPGVGWNLAREIAKHHEVWVLTRPDESKDVIEAELARNPAPNMHFVYFTTPILGNIWQWGQSGAMQIHYYLWQITAYFVARQLHREINFDIAQHVTFVKYSSPSFLSLLPVPFIWGPIGGGESAPKPFWKDFNLSNKVYEFLRILVRSIGEIDLFTHLTARQSAVVYATTEDTAQRVRKMGCPNVQILSESGLTQPEIEALAQFPPPDAVPVRFISMGRLLHWKGFHLGLRAFAQANLPDTEYWIVGDGPEQQRLQSLAADLGISHQVKFWGRLPREETLSKLAQCQVLVHPSLHDSGGWVCLEGMAAGRPVICLDLGGPSQQVTEETGFKIAAHTLEQTVADMAVAMVKISKDAQLRVQMGQAGQYRVREDYSWEAKGRLFSQLYQKIVTSDRSVKESQQCTS
- a CDS encoding capsular exopolysaccharide family protein yields the protein MLKSEKYPHPLSQANFTQLNDDEGGLNLGQVGAVLRRRLLLIGGTTALVATAAVLKAETDPPVYQGTFDILTKPVTGESKVIANVPQAINSQVAPPESTKEIQTTITVLRSPRVLYPVIEKLQAQYPDLIENFLREQSPGLVAANLSSQELNAYLYNFFVNYLTISSKQDNILNVEFTYSDQKLVSIFSNLLADAYLNYSLQEQQSDVEVAIKFVEQQRKPLEKSVKYWQDQLRNLRLDNNLIDPAQKAQELSSQIATLRQQRIENRVQLEQMVARYEELQKELAQQPGERAGNSLLSDNARYQKILDQIQAADIAIKQQSAVFTDENPAMVTLRQKKEYLLPLLAQEEARVQKDFQSRIREISARDRALDEKINNTYSEVRKLATISRNYDNIQRELQIANQGLTQFNTKQQSLQIEKAQKQQPWLLLDPKLTTVKEPLAVSDSAKRNLALGGLLGLLLGVGTALVVDKLSNIFYSSQELKDATRVPLLGIVPLRKELEIATKDNLSRGVQKTDGASFFEVFRSLYTNILLLGSDTPIRSLVISSAGQGDGKSTIATQLAQAAAAMGQRVLLVDANLRAPSLHNRVGLMNIQGLTDVISQDLDWHNVIEPSPLEENMFVMPAGPIPPDSVRLLASQKMHNLMEELQVSFDLVIYDTPPLLGFADPYLLAANTDGLVLVAGLGKLKRTALQQALEQIQISGTPLLGMIANKSKDAAPVSYQYYQQYYRQSVSGEKVSEEKVTANASGSTLNSTKRS
- a CDS encoding group 1 glycosyl transferase, with protein sequence MRIFYDGQIYSLQTFGGISRYFANIISRLPTDDTPIITTFSKPDEDEQKKHDPVHPNLKTFQYSRFLHYRLAPIIEKYYFRKVTANEQFQLAHPTYHRLLTQQEFSEYRCPVVLTIHDMIHELFPKKDFLGIEKENKRKAVFSAQAIICVSENTKKDLLELYPTLENKITVTYLASEIDINMSYGDETVPTQPYLLYVGSRDKVYKNFDSFLLAFSKVISINSDIKLCVVGSPFNKDEIKQIQELKLTDYIENYGHISDSHLAKLYRCSLAFIYPSLYEGFGIPPLEAMSCGTVAVVSNISSIPEVVGDAGILFNPQAIGDLADIILFLIHNPAERDRLIAKGFQRAKDFSWDKTAAKTIEVYRAVSNS
- a CDS encoding putative glycosyltransferase; this encodes MNTTTKEPVYIIIPVHNRKQITLNCLEHLQKTGDLQRYYVVVVDDASTDGTAEAIQSLYAGVTVLPGNGDLWWTGAIAKGMEYAYTQKAEYFIWLNDDCLPNPGTLPQLVDFLKNRPNSIAAPTCYIQQDNSLIKQYNGSQGRKNCAANLGEVIEVDSMSGWCVGIPVSVFGKIGSPNAEKFPHYCGDDMYIFKATRSGFKAYLLGDLKTILIGPVNEMGNFQKYFRPGLPAKQTLRSLFWNKKSPYRLPTKFFYFVERYGVFLGSLLFLLKLTTWFKEWAYLQLSLSKN